GCTGATAATTATTTCGATTTAAAATTTTCTCTTGAGGACATTTTAAAAAGGCCGATAGATCTGTTGGAAGAAAAAGCTATTAAAAATCCTTACTTCAGAAAAAATCTTAATGAACAACGTCAGCTGATTTATGGATAACGATATTAAAACCTGGCTTTTTGATATTCTCAATTCTATTAATGAGATTGATTTTTACATCGGCCAACCGAGGATTTTTCAAAACTATGAAAATGACATGCGTACCAAAAGAGCTGTGGAAAGGAATATAGAAATCATCGGTGAAGCCATGAGCAGGATTTTGAAAAGAAGTGATCAAATCAAAATTACGGATTCACGTAAAATCGTAGATGTGAGAAACAGAATTATCCACGGATATGATTCGGTTTCTGACGACGTCGTTTGGGGAATTGTAATTAAGCAGTTGCCTGTTTTGAAAACCGAAGTGGAGAAATTACTTGCCGAATAATATTTGCACTATGCATAACAGCGGTTTCACGCAATTGCTACTCACTTTGTAAAATGAACCACCTTTTTCCATAACTTCGTTTCGTCCAGCCGAGGGTACTCAGCTTCGAAAGCCGCAACTGACGTGAAGCCGCCGGACGTTAGCCGTAATTCTCGAGAAAATTGAAACGCAAATGAAATATCTGAAAATAATAATACCGTTAGCAATTTTCGCCCTAATTTGTTTTGAAGTGAATAATGCCGAGAATAGTTTTTCGGAATATGAAGATAAAGTATTGCATAATAATGTGAATATAAAAGGTGTAATTAGTTCAGTAAAGCGTTCAAATAATCATTGTTTTGCGGTATGGAAAATCGACAATGTTAAAAGCAATATTGCTTATTTTCGTTCCAATACTAACGAGCAATATTTTCCTTATGTAATAAAAAATAAGAAAGCTGAGATTTATCTAGAACTTTGTGACACTCTGGTAATTGGAGACAGCATTGAATTAGATTCGAATAATCTTTTGGTGAAAATTACGGGGAAAAATAATATTGAACGAAGTATTGGACTGGTTACTGAAAGCTATAATATTTCATTTATAAAAAAGAATACTCAGTTTCCAAATTAGAACTACGGCTAACAGCGGTTTCACGCAATTGCTCCTAACCTTGTGAAATGAAATTCTTTTTTCCATACCTTCGTTCTGTCCAGCCGAGAGTACTCAGTTCCAGAAGCCGCAACTGACGTGAAGCCGCCGGACGTTAGCAGCAATTCATCCGCAGATTCAAGAATTTACTATACATGAAAGAGTTTCAAGACACAATTTTCATAAGCGAAATTTTGTTGCAATCAAAGATTGCATTAAGAGCATTTGAAAGATTGCATGCTACACATGAAAATTTCGATCGATTAGAAGTTTGGTGCTCAATTCAATCCATACTTGTTTCAACAGGGAATATATCCAAGATTCTATGGTCAGGTAAATATAGATTGCGTAGTAAAAGATTGCGAGAAGTGCTTAAAGTACAAACAGATAATATTCTTTTAGACCGAGAATTTCGAAATTACTTCGAACATTATGATGAAAAAATTGAAGAGCGATTTGAAAATGGTGCAAACGGTGTTTATATAGATTTGGCTATGAATCCATCTTTTAGAGGAGATTTTGGCGGCAATGATAATCGTGGATATAACTCATTTGATAATTCACTTGTATTTCGCGGTAAAAGATTGGATTTAAATAAGGTATTTGGTGCTCTTATAGAAATTCGTAATAATTGTAAGCGACATGTTTTGGACTTCCCTTGAACTGCTGCTAACAGCGGTTTCACGCAATTGCTGCTTCTCTTGTAAAATGAACGACCTTTTTCCATAACTTCGTTTTGTCCAGCCGAGAATACTCAGTTCCAAAAGCCGCAACTGACGTGAAGCCGCCGGACGTTAGCAGCAATAAATCAACCCAATCCCTATGAAATGGAACGATACAGATAACAGATTCGTAGCTTTTTTTGATATTATGGGCTTTAAAAATTTGGTGCAAACAAAAAGCCATGCAAATATCCTTAAACAAATGAGACAGCTCGCAGCGATTGTAAATTATATTGATTCTCAGGAAATCGTATCTAAAAATTCTCAGTCGGTTCTGAAGTCAACTATTTTTTCAGATTCTATAATTTTAATTTCAAATAATAATACTGTTTCATCTGCTGCAAATATAATGTTGCATTCTTCTTTATTAATGACTGTAGCTATTCGCTTAGGAATTCCGATGAAAGGATGTATAGCACATGGGAAATTTACCGCTGATTTTGAAAACTCTATCTTTTTTGGTCAGCCTTTGATTGACGCATATTTACTAGAAGAAGAACTGAGCCTATACTCAATCGTTTTACACAACTCATTCGAAAATCATTTGATTAATAAGTATTACGGCGGGTATAAATTTAGAGATAATATCAGATGGTTCAAATATCTCACTCCGTTAAAAGTGGGTAAAAGTCAACATTATCATTTAAATTGGATTTTCTATGGTTTTTTGTTGAACGAAAAGGTTGATAACTCAACAAAAATTGAAGAGTTTAGAAAATTGATAAATAATTTTTACTTAACTGTTAGTGGTAGAACGAGATCGTATGTTGATAATACTGTGGACTTTTTCGAACAACTAGTAGCTTACAAATAACATACTTTTACTGCTGCTAACAGCGGTTTCACGCAATTGCTGCTTTCCGTGTAAAATAAACTTCTTTTTTCCATAACTTCGTTCTGTCCAGCCGAGAGTACTCAGTTCCAACAGCCGCAACTGACGTGAAGCCGCCGGACGTTATGGGCAACATGTACCCCAACTTGAACGTAAATGACTAATATGAAAATCATTTTATCTGCTTTCGTAATACTATTTTCGAGCATTAGTTTCGGACAAAATGATTTATTAAATACTCCGGAAAAGTTGTGGGCCAAAGTAAATAGTGAGTCATACAATAAATTACTTGATAGCTTAAATACTTATTACGATGAAACAAGGAACGACATAAAATTACATGATTCTATTAAAAAAGAAGAACTTAAATCTTTAGCGATTTGTGATCAACTTATTCAAGAATTTCCAGGTTCAGATTTAGTTTTCGATGCGATGTATAGAAAAGCTCTTATAACTTACGAATATTTGAATATCGATATAGCTCAAGAATTTTTTTTTAAAGTCGTCAATTTTAATACTACAAAAACTGCTTACAAACGAAAGGCCTATCGTTTTCTAGCATCAATAGAAATCGATAAAAGTAACTACAACCAAGCAATATTATATTTGGACGAGAGTTCAAAATATAAAGTGACCTATTTTTGCGGAAACGAATGGGATACTGATACAAGACAGCTTAGAAATATGTATACAATCTGTTTCGACGGATTGTGCGAAAAGAGATAATTCATGCTGCCCATAACAGCGGTTTCACGCAATTGCTGCTTCCTTTGTAAAATGAACTTCTTTTTTCCATAACTTCGTTCTGTCCAGCCGAGAGTACTCAGTTCCAAAAGCCGCAACTGACGTGAAGCCGCCGGACGTTAGCAGTAATTTGTAAAAAATCACAGTCACAAAACGAGCATGTCCAAAAGTTTCACAAGCAAAAGAAAATTTAGAGTTTGGATTTATACACCAAGTCATAAAACATTAATCATAAGAAGCGAAAAACAATATCATGATGTTGACTATTACGTTGCTAAATACGACGATCCAGAGATAACTATTGATTTGGAGTTTACTGGTGTTAATTTTATTTCGGTACCTGAATATTTTAATGAAATTACAATCAAAAAAATAGGAGATAAATTTATTTTTAATGATAATGAAAATTGGTTTGTAGAAGCCTTTTCTTGTGTTGTAGGGAAAAGCAATTGGAATTATAATCAAGATGTTTTCTCAGGCTTAAAGTATAATGACTCTATCGTAATCAAATAGTTCAAACTACTGCTAACAGCGGTTTCACGCAATTGCTACTTTCCTTGTAAAATGAACTTCTTTTTTCCATAACTTAGTTTCGTCCAGCCGAGAGTACTCAGTTCCAAATGCCGCAACTGACGTGAAGCCGCCGGACGTTATATGCCATTTTTAACGAATCGAACGTAAAATGACCAGCCGAATTATATGCGTTGTC
The nucleotide sequence above comes from Flavobacterium magnum. Encoded proteins:
- a CDS encoding HepT-like ribonuclease domain-containing protein; the encoded protein is MDNDIKTWLFDILNSINEIDFYIGQPRIFQNYENDMRTKRAVERNIEIIGEAMSRILKRSDQIKITDSRKIVDVRNRIIHGYDSVSDDVVWGIVIKQLPVLKTEVEKLLAE